In a single window of the Osmerus eperlanus chromosome 4, fOsmEpe2.1, whole genome shotgun sequence genome:
- the LOC134019593 gene encoding LHFPL tetraspan subfamily member 4 protein-like, which produces PPAVCLVLGCVIFPDGWDAEVVRDLCGELTGRYSLGACSVRWAYILAIMGILDALILSFLAFVLGNRQNQDLYQDHLQNSKDFTVSRIEIRDRRDPRYGLQRLH; this is translated from the exons cccccagCGGTGTGCCTGGTGCTGGGCTGTGTGATCTTCCCAGACGGCTGGGACGCGGAGGTGGTGAGGGACCTGTGTGGGGAGCTGACGGGCCGGTACAGCCTGGGCGCCTGCTCCGTGCGCTGGGCCTACATCCTGGCCATCATGGGCATCCTGGacgccctcatcctctccttcctggCCTTCGTCCTGGGGAACAGGCAGAACCAGGACCTCTACCAGGACCACCTACAGAACAGCAAAG ATTTCACTGTCTCCAGG attGAAATCCGGGACAGACGAGATCCCAGGTATGGACTCCAGCGACTCCACTGA
- the LOC134019418 gene encoding butyrophilin subfamily 3 member A1-like isoform X3, producing MVQPQFYEVTHKVITPVHQITAVAGESVVLPCYVDPSISAEGWTVEWFNLNLSERSIYLYEDGKENCEAQNPSFRTRTALFKEELKTGNTSLKLVGVRATDEGTYKCFVRSPTSKWYDDSNITVSVKAVGSQPVVSIEGHRGAGMGLVCETRGWYPEPEVVWLDSKGDSLSADPPEMTRDSVGRYTLKLRVTVQKAHRNLFNCRVKQKYIKRDETARIHVPDALFYEDHTWKWILAAVIAVVSVLASAVVISILVMRHRNKKTLIEEKDKIIKEKTSIIHEKGLLTYHQETLSRQLDLVNTRGYQDYEAVRHHAVDVTLDPDTAHPRLILSADGKQVSCGVEQQNLPETPKRYDTRLDVLGTQGFSSGRFYYEVQVNKTEWHLGVAKESCKRKGDFYLRPRHGYWTITLREGGKYLALTDIHVHLHLSQKPQKVGVFVDYEEGTVSFYNVETKGHIFSFTDCAFTEKLHPFFSPAPPCVSGENDPLVICPVDNVKPDSAHLSESQAVESDSAHLSESQAVESDSAHLSESQAVESDSAHLSESQAVESDSAHLSPLTYESDSAHQLLLDQGQQSESSEEINESVCLLEQSVSYKV from the exons TTACTCATAAGGTCATTACTCCAGTTCATCAAATCACTGCTGTGGCTGGTGAAAGTGTAGTCCTGCCGTGCTACGTCGACCCCAGCATCAGTGCTGAGGGCTGGACGGTGGAGTGGTTCAATCTCAACCTCTCAGAACGTAGTATCTATCTTTATGAAGACGGCAAAGAAAACTGTGAAGCTCAGAATCCCTCCTTCAGGACAAGAACAGCTCTGTTTAAAGAAGAACTGAAGACAGGCAACACCTCCTTGAAGCTGGTCGGGGTTAGAGCCACTGATGAAGGAACTTACAAATGTTTTGTTAGGTCACCTACCTCGAAATGGTATGATGATTCAAACATCACAGTCAGTGTTAAAG ctgTAGGATCTCAGCCAGTGGTCTCCATCGAGGGACACAGAGGGGCAGGGATGGGTCTGGTGTGTGAGACACGAGGCTGGTACCCTGAACCAGAGGTGGTGTGGCTGGACAGTAAAGgagactctctctctgctgatccTCCAGAGATGACCAGAGACTCTGTGGGACGCTACACACTCAAACTGAGGGTCACTGTTCAGAAGGCACATAGAAACCTCTTTAACTGTAGAGTGAAACAGAAATACATAAAGAGAGATGAGACGGCAAGGATTCATGTTCCTG ATGCGCTGTTTTATGAAGATCACACATGGAAATGGATCCTGGCTGCAGTGATCGCCGTTGTCTCTGTCTTAGCATCAGCTGTGGTCATCAGTATCCTGGTGATGAGACATAGAAATAAAA AAACACTCATTGAGGAGAAAG ATAAAATCATTAAGGAGAAGA CATCGATAATTCATGAGAAAG GTCTGCTCACTTATCATCAGG AAACCCTTTCAAGACAGCTGG ATCTGGTAAACACAAGAGGGTACCAAG ATTATGAAGCCGTCAGACATCATGCAG TGGATGTGACTCTAGACCCTGATACTGCACATCCCAGACTCATCCTGTCTGCTGATGGGAAACAAGTGAGTTGTGGAGTTGAACAACAGAATCTTCCTGAGACCCCAAAGAGGTATGACACGCGTCTTGATGTTCTTGGAACACAGGGCTTCTCCTCAGGCAGGTTCTACTATGAGGTGCAGGTCAATAAGACTGAGTGGCATTTAGGAGTAGCTAAAGAGTCCTGCAAGAGGAAGGGGGATTTTTATTTGAGACCGAGACATGGATACTGGACTATTACACTGAGggaaggtggtaaatacctggCTCTGACTGACATCCATGTCCACCTCCACCTGAGCCAGAAGCCCCagaaggtgggggtgtttgtggactATGAGGAGGGCACGGTGTCCTTCTACAATGTGGAGACCAAGGGTCATATCTTCTCTTTCACTGACTGTGCGTTCACTGAGAAACTTCATCCATTcttcagccctgctcctccttgtGTCTCTGGTGAGAACGATCCTCTGGTCATCTGTCCTGTAGACAATGTTAAACCTGATTCAGCCCACCTGTCTGAATCTCAAGCAGTTGAATCTGATTCAGCTCACCTGTCTGAATCTCAAGCAGTTGAATCTGATTCAGCTCACCTGTCTGAATCTCAAGCAGTTGAATCTGATTCAGCTCACCTGTCTGAATCTCAAGCAGTTGAATCTGATTCAGCTCACCTGTCTCCCCTTACATATGAATCTGATTCAGCTCACCAGTTATTGCTGGATCAAGGTCAGCAATCTGAATCAAGTGAGGAAATAAACGAGTCAGTGTGTTTACTGGAGCAGTCGGTTTCTTATAAAGTGTGA
- the LOC134019418 gene encoding butyrophilin subfamily 3 member A1-like isoform X2: protein MVQPQFYEGMMLTLPGCIWSILLLLHTADCVTHKVITPVHQITAVAGESVVLPCYVDPSISAEGWTVEWFNLNLSERSIYLYEDGKENCEAQNPSFRTRTALFKEELKTGNTSLKLVGVRATDEGTYKCFVRSPTSKWYDDSNITVSVKAVGSQPVVSIEGHRGAGMGLVCETRGWYPEPEVVWLDSKGDSLSADPPEMTRDSVGRYTLKLRVTVQKAHRNLFNCRVKQKYIKRDETARIHVPDALFYEDHTWKWILAAVIAVVSVLASAVVISILVMRHRNKKTLIEEKGLLTYHQETLSRQLDLVNTRGYQDYEAVRHHAVDVTLDPDTAHPRLILSADGKQVSCGVEQQNLPETPKRYDTRLDVLGTQGFSSGRFYYEVQVNKTEWHLGVAKESCKRKGDFYLRPRHGYWTITLREGGKYLALTDIHVHLHLSQKPQKVGVFVDYEEGTVSFYNVETKGHIFSFTDCAFTEKLHPFFSPAPPCVSGENDPLVICPVDNVKPDSAHLSESQAVESDSAHLSESQAVESDSAHLSESQAVESDSAHLSESQAVESDSAHLSPLTYESDSAHQLLLDQGQQSESSEEINESVCLLEQSVSYKV from the exons GAATGATGCTGACCCTGCCTGGCTGTATCTGGAGTATTCTCCTACTGCTCCACACAGCAGACTGCG TTACTCATAAGGTCATTACTCCAGTTCATCAAATCACTGCTGTGGCTGGTGAAAGTGTAGTCCTGCCGTGCTACGTCGACCCCAGCATCAGTGCTGAGGGCTGGACGGTGGAGTGGTTCAATCTCAACCTCTCAGAACGTAGTATCTATCTTTATGAAGACGGCAAAGAAAACTGTGAAGCTCAGAATCCCTCCTTCAGGACAAGAACAGCTCTGTTTAAAGAAGAACTGAAGACAGGCAACACCTCCTTGAAGCTGGTCGGGGTTAGAGCCACTGATGAAGGAACTTACAAATGTTTTGTTAGGTCACCTACCTCGAAATGGTATGATGATTCAAACATCACAGTCAGTGTTAAAG ctgTAGGATCTCAGCCAGTGGTCTCCATCGAGGGACACAGAGGGGCAGGGATGGGTCTGGTGTGTGAGACACGAGGCTGGTACCCTGAACCAGAGGTGGTGTGGCTGGACAGTAAAGgagactctctctctgctgatccTCCAGAGATGACCAGAGACTCTGTGGGACGCTACACACTCAAACTGAGGGTCACTGTTCAGAAGGCACATAGAAACCTCTTTAACTGTAGAGTGAAACAGAAATACATAAAGAGAGATGAGACGGCAAGGATTCATGTTCCTG ATGCGCTGTTTTATGAAGATCACACATGGAAATGGATCCTGGCTGCAGTGATCGCCGTTGTCTCTGTCTTAGCATCAGCTGTGGTCATCAGTATCCTGGTGATGAGACATAGAAATAAAA AAACACTCATTGAGGAGAAAG GTCTGCTCACTTATCATCAGG AAACCCTTTCAAGACAGCTGG ATCTGGTAAACACAAGAGGGTACCAAG ATTATGAAGCCGTCAGACATCATGCAG TGGATGTGACTCTAGACCCTGATACTGCACATCCCAGACTCATCCTGTCTGCTGATGGGAAACAAGTGAGTTGTGGAGTTGAACAACAGAATCTTCCTGAGACCCCAAAGAGGTATGACACGCGTCTTGATGTTCTTGGAACACAGGGCTTCTCCTCAGGCAGGTTCTACTATGAGGTGCAGGTCAATAAGACTGAGTGGCATTTAGGAGTAGCTAAAGAGTCCTGCAAGAGGAAGGGGGATTTTTATTTGAGACCGAGACATGGATACTGGACTATTACACTGAGggaaggtggtaaatacctggCTCTGACTGACATCCATGTCCACCTCCACCTGAGCCAGAAGCCCCagaaggtgggggtgtttgtggactATGAGGAGGGCACGGTGTCCTTCTACAATGTGGAGACCAAGGGTCATATCTTCTCTTTCACTGACTGTGCGTTCACTGAGAAACTTCATCCATTcttcagccctgctcctccttgtGTCTCTGGTGAGAACGATCCTCTGGTCATCTGTCCTGTAGACAATGTTAAACCTGATTCAGCCCACCTGTCTGAATCTCAAGCAGTTGAATCTGATTCAGCTCACCTGTCTGAATCTCAAGCAGTTGAATCTGATTCAGCTCACCTGTCTGAATCTCAAGCAGTTGAATCTGATTCAGCTCACCTGTCTGAATCTCAAGCAGTTGAATCTGATTCAGCTCACCTGTCTCCCCTTACATATGAATCTGATTCAGCTCACCAGTTATTGCTGGATCAAGGTCAGCAATCTGAATCAAGTGAGGAAATAAACGAGTCAGTGTGTTTACTGGAGCAGTCGGTTTCTTATAAAGTGTGA
- the LOC134019418 gene encoding butyrophilin subfamily 3 member A1-like isoform X1, giving the protein MVQPQFYEGMMLTLPGCIWSILLLLHTADCVTHKVITPVHQITAVAGESVVLPCYVDPSISAEGWTVEWFNLNLSERSIYLYEDGKENCEAQNPSFRTRTALFKEELKTGNTSLKLVGVRATDEGTYKCFVRSPTSKWYDDSNITVSVKAVGSQPVVSIEGHRGAGMGLVCETRGWYPEPEVVWLDSKGDSLSADPPEMTRDSVGRYTLKLRVTVQKAHRNLFNCRVKQKYIKRDETARIHVPDALFYEDHTWKWILAAVIAVVSVLASAVVISILVMRHRNKKTLIEEKDKIIKEKTSIIHEKGLLTYHQETLSRQLDLVNTRGYQDYEAVRHHAVDVTLDPDTAHPRLILSADGKQVSCGVEQQNLPETPKRYDTRLDVLGTQGFSSGRFYYEVQVNKTEWHLGVAKESCKRKGDFYLRPRHGYWTITLREGGKYLALTDIHVHLHLSQKPQKVGVFVDYEEGTVSFYNVETKGHIFSFTDCAFTEKLHPFFSPAPPCVSGENDPLVICPVDNVKPDSAHLSESQAVESDSAHLSESQAVESDSAHLSESQAVESDSAHLSESQAVESDSAHLSPLTYESDSAHQLLLDQGQQSESSEEINESVCLLEQSVSYKV; this is encoded by the exons GAATGATGCTGACCCTGCCTGGCTGTATCTGGAGTATTCTCCTACTGCTCCACACAGCAGACTGCG TTACTCATAAGGTCATTACTCCAGTTCATCAAATCACTGCTGTGGCTGGTGAAAGTGTAGTCCTGCCGTGCTACGTCGACCCCAGCATCAGTGCTGAGGGCTGGACGGTGGAGTGGTTCAATCTCAACCTCTCAGAACGTAGTATCTATCTTTATGAAGACGGCAAAGAAAACTGTGAAGCTCAGAATCCCTCCTTCAGGACAAGAACAGCTCTGTTTAAAGAAGAACTGAAGACAGGCAACACCTCCTTGAAGCTGGTCGGGGTTAGAGCCACTGATGAAGGAACTTACAAATGTTTTGTTAGGTCACCTACCTCGAAATGGTATGATGATTCAAACATCACAGTCAGTGTTAAAG ctgTAGGATCTCAGCCAGTGGTCTCCATCGAGGGACACAGAGGGGCAGGGATGGGTCTGGTGTGTGAGACACGAGGCTGGTACCCTGAACCAGAGGTGGTGTGGCTGGACAGTAAAGgagactctctctctgctgatccTCCAGAGATGACCAGAGACTCTGTGGGACGCTACACACTCAAACTGAGGGTCACTGTTCAGAAGGCACATAGAAACCTCTTTAACTGTAGAGTGAAACAGAAATACATAAAGAGAGATGAGACGGCAAGGATTCATGTTCCTG ATGCGCTGTTTTATGAAGATCACACATGGAAATGGATCCTGGCTGCAGTGATCGCCGTTGTCTCTGTCTTAGCATCAGCTGTGGTCATCAGTATCCTGGTGATGAGACATAGAAATAAAA AAACACTCATTGAGGAGAAAG ATAAAATCATTAAGGAGAAGA CATCGATAATTCATGAGAAAG GTCTGCTCACTTATCATCAGG AAACCCTTTCAAGACAGCTGG ATCTGGTAAACACAAGAGGGTACCAAG ATTATGAAGCCGTCAGACATCATGCAG TGGATGTGACTCTAGACCCTGATACTGCACATCCCAGACTCATCCTGTCTGCTGATGGGAAACAAGTGAGTTGTGGAGTTGAACAACAGAATCTTCCTGAGACCCCAAAGAGGTATGACACGCGTCTTGATGTTCTTGGAACACAGGGCTTCTCCTCAGGCAGGTTCTACTATGAGGTGCAGGTCAATAAGACTGAGTGGCATTTAGGAGTAGCTAAAGAGTCCTGCAAGAGGAAGGGGGATTTTTATTTGAGACCGAGACATGGATACTGGACTATTACACTGAGggaaggtggtaaatacctggCTCTGACTGACATCCATGTCCACCTCCACCTGAGCCAGAAGCCCCagaaggtgggggtgtttgtggactATGAGGAGGGCACGGTGTCCTTCTACAATGTGGAGACCAAGGGTCATATCTTCTCTTTCACTGACTGTGCGTTCACTGAGAAACTTCATCCATTcttcagccctgctcctccttgtGTCTCTGGTGAGAACGATCCTCTGGTCATCTGTCCTGTAGACAATGTTAAACCTGATTCAGCCCACCTGTCTGAATCTCAAGCAGTTGAATCTGATTCAGCTCACCTGTCTGAATCTCAAGCAGTTGAATCTGATTCAGCTCACCTGTCTGAATCTCAAGCAGTTGAATCTGATTCAGCTCACCTGTCTGAATCTCAAGCAGTTGAATCTGATTCAGCTCACCTGTCTCCCCTTACATATGAATCTGATTCAGCTCACCAGTTATTGCTGGATCAAGGTCAGCAATCTGAATCAAGTGAGGAAATAAACGAGTCAGTGTGTTTACTGGAGCAGTCGGTTTCTTATAAAGTGTGA